Proteins from a single region of Haloplanus sp. GDY1:
- a CDS encoding ATP-dependent DNA helicase, with product MADRAGHERFFPYESPYPNQREAMDRIANALARGQDVLMEGAPGTGKTLSALVPALAHAREEDRTVVITTNVHQQMRQFVEDARAIAAEEPIRAVVFKGKASMCHLDVGYEECRSLKETTRSLVEAERDRRELAERSEALLDDARAGEEEAAEARSAVLDELDGLAEEIEDLESANVCEHYRANLTRDTDDFHDWLFEGVRTPEEIYAYADERGLCGYELLKEGMEGIDLAVCNYHHLLDPSIREHFFRWLGREPAEVITVFDEAHNVESAARDHATRTLSARTLEGALSELADADDSRAGRARNVVEAFRSGLETAVDDALGFGEREQVGEEWHELGIANEDRRDDLTLAFLDAYEGGGIDAEIDLARQVGESLDEAYEEAYRRGETTTRKESATLQAAGFIADWMGEGADLGRHPMAAVRRDAGTDEVYGRAELYTAIPRQVTEGLFEEVAASVLMSATLRPFDVLGDVLGLSDPVTLAYGLEYPEERRRTFAVEGPALFASDRDDPETQATVAETLDDVVRMTPGNVLLFFPSYGEAERYHDLLDAPNAYLDEAGTPTEDLRARFVADDGAALFTSLWGTLGEGVSFDGDDARAVVVVGVPYPSLSERLEAVQDAYDRVYDDRRDAGWRYAVEIPTIRKTRQALGRVIRSPDDYGVRVLLDKRYTRAGRDMGKYGVRDSFPPEERDELIDVAPEKLKFATLNFFADLDAYDGDPPSP from the coding sequence GTGGCAGACAGGGCGGGACACGAGCGGTTCTTTCCGTACGAGTCGCCGTATCCGAACCAGCGCGAGGCGATGGACCGGATCGCCAACGCGCTCGCTCGCGGTCAGGACGTGCTGATGGAGGGCGCCCCCGGGACGGGCAAGACGCTGTCCGCCCTGGTGCCGGCGCTCGCCCACGCCCGTGAGGAGGACCGAACGGTCGTCATCACGACGAACGTCCACCAGCAGATGCGCCAGTTCGTCGAGGACGCCCGCGCCATCGCGGCCGAGGAGCCCATCCGGGCGGTGGTGTTCAAGGGCAAGGCCTCGATGTGCCACCTCGACGTGGGCTACGAGGAGTGCCGGAGCCTCAAGGAGACGACCCGGTCGCTGGTCGAGGCCGAGCGGGACCGCCGGGAACTCGCCGAGCGAAGCGAGGCGCTCCTCGACGACGCCCGGGCCGGGGAGGAGGAGGCCGCCGAGGCCCGCTCGGCCGTCCTCGACGAACTCGACGGACTGGCGGAGGAAATCGAGGACCTGGAGTCGGCCAACGTCTGCGAGCACTACCGCGCGAACCTCACCCGCGACACCGACGACTTCCACGACTGGCTGTTCGAGGGCGTCCGAACCCCGGAGGAGATCTACGCCTACGCCGACGAGCGGGGGCTCTGTGGCTACGAACTCCTCAAGGAGGGGATGGAGGGGATCGACCTCGCGGTCTGTAACTACCACCACCTGCTCGATCCGTCGATCCGCGAGCACTTCTTCCGGTGGCTCGGGCGGGAGCCCGCCGAGGTGATCACCGTCTTCGACGAGGCTCACAACGTCGAGTCGGCGGCGCGGGACCACGCCACGCGGACGCTCTCGGCGCGCACGCTGGAGGGGGCGCTCTCGGAACTGGCGGACGCCGACGACTCGCGGGCCGGGCGGGCGAGAAACGTCGTCGAGGCGTTCCGGTCGGGGCTGGAGACCGCGGTCGACGACGCCCTCGGCTTCGGCGAACGCGAACAGGTCGGCGAGGAGTGGCACGAACTCGGCATCGCCAACGAGGACCGGCGGGACGACCTCACCCTCGCCTTCCTCGACGCCTACGAGGGCGGGGGGATCGACGCCGAAATCGACCTCGCGCGGCAGGTGGGCGAGAGCCTCGACGAGGCGTACGAGGAGGCCTACCGCCGGGGCGAGACGACGACCCGAAAGGAGTCCGCGACCCTGCAGGCGGCGGGCTTCATCGCCGACTGGATGGGCGAGGGGGCCGACCTCGGCCGGCACCCCATGGCCGCGGTGCGCCGCGACGCGGGCACCGACGAGGTGTACGGCCGGGCGGAACTCTACACCGCGATCCCCCGGCAGGTGACCGAGGGGCTGTTCGAGGAGGTGGCCGCGAGCGTGCTGATGAGCGCGACGCTCCGCCCGTTCGACGTCCTCGGGGACGTCCTCGGCCTGTCGGACCCGGTGACGCTCGCCTACGGGCTTGAGTACCCCGAGGAGCGCCGGCGGACCTTCGCCGTCGAGGGGCCGGCGCTGTTCGCGAGCGACCGCGACGACCCCGAGACGCAGGCGACGGTGGCCGAGACGCTCGACGACGTGGTCCGGATGACGCCCGGGAACGTCCTCCTGTTTTTCCCCTCCTACGGCGAGGCCGAGCGGTACCACGACCTGCTCGACGCCCCGAACGCCTACCTCGACGAGGCGGGGACACCGACGGAGGACCTCCGAGCGCGGTTCGTCGCCGACGACGGCGCCGCCCTCTTCACGTCGCTGTGGGGGACCCTCGGCGAGGGGGTGAGCTTCGACGGCGACGACGCGCGGGCCGTCGTCGTCGTCGGGGTTCCCTACCCCAGCCTCTCGGAGCGGCTGGAGGCCGTCCAGGACGCCTACGACCGGGTCTACGACGACCGGCGGGACGCGGGGTGGCGCTACGCCGTCGAGATTCCGACGATCCGGAAGACCCGACAGGCCCTCGGGCGGGTGATCCGCTCGCCGGACGACTACGGCGTGCGCGTCCTGCTGGACAAGCGCTACACGCGCGCCGGGCGCGACATGGGGAAGTACGGCGTCCGCGACTCGTTCCCGCCGGAGGAGCGGGACGAACTCATCGACGTGGCGCCCGAGAAACTGAAGTTCGCGACGCTGAACTTCTTCGCCGACCTGGACGCCTACGACGGCGATCCGCCGTCGCCGTGA
- a CDS encoding histidine kinase: MATITDTTDDTGVRSGNWRAGVLGGIGGALVMGALVLAMNPPTLAVAIPSLYGLAPPPNPGLGMVVHVSHGAVLGVVFAALVGAAAVEEPVRIVGLGIAWGVATWIGLAALLMPLWLGAVGSPASPPFPNFAPPSLLWHVVYGAVLGAVYVATEGV; encoded by the coding sequence ATGGCGACGATAACCGACACGACCGACGACACCGGAGTCCGGAGCGGCAACTGGCGGGCGGGCGTCCTCGGCGGGATCGGGGGGGCGCTGGTGATGGGCGCGCTCGTCCTGGCGATGAACCCGCCGACGCTGGCGGTGGCGATCCCCTCGCTGTACGGGCTGGCGCCGCCGCCGAACCCCGGCCTGGGGATGGTCGTCCACGTCTCCCACGGGGCGGTGCTGGGCGTGGTCTTCGCGGCGCTGGTCGGGGCGGCGGCGGTCGAAGAACCGGTGCGGATCGTCGGCCTCGGGATCGCGTGGGGGGTCGCGACGTGGATCGGCCTCGCGGCGCTGCTCATGCCCCTCTGGCTGGGCGCGGTGGGGTCGCCGGCGTCGCCGCCGTTCCCCAACTTCGCGCCCCCGTCGCTGCTGTGGCACGTCGTCTACGGCGCGGTCCTCGGGGCCGTCTACGTCGCGACCGAGGGCGTGTGA